In Streptomyces sp. NBC_01231, the sequence CAGTCGATGACCACGACCCGTACGTCCGACATCGGCGCCACCCTCCAGCAGATCGCCGAGCTCACCGCATCCGGCTGCCAGATCGTCCGGGTGGCCTGTCCCACCCAGGACGACGCCGACGCCCTCGCGACGATCGCGCGCAAGTCGCAGCTCCCGGTCATCGCGGACATCCACTTCCAGCCGAAGTACGTCTTCGCGGCCATCGAGGCCGGCTGCGCCGCGGTCCGGGTGAACCCCGGCAACATCAAGCAGTTCGACGACAAGGTCAAGGAGATCGCCAAGGCGGCGAGCGACCACGGCACCCCGATCCGTATCGGTGTGAACGCGGGCTCGCTGGACCAGCGCCTGCTCCAGAAGTACGGCAAGGCGACCCCCGAGGCCCTGGTCGAGTCCGCCCTGTGGGAGGCGTCCCTCTTCGAGGAGCACGGCTTCCGGGACATCAAGATCTCGGTGAAGCACAACGACCCGGTCGTGATGATCGAGGCGTACCGCCAGCTGGCCGCCGCCTGCGACTACCCCCTCCACCTCGGTGTGACCGAGGCCGGCCCGGCGTTCCAGGGCACGATCAAGTCGGCGGTCGCCTTCGGCGCGCTGCTGAGCGAGGGCATCGGCGACACGATCCGCGTCTCCCTCTCCGCGCCCCCCGTGGAGGAGGTCAAGGTCGGCAACCAGATCCTGGAGTCGCTCAACCTCAAGCAGCGCGGACTGGAGATCGTCTCCTGCCCGTCCTGCGGCCGTGCCCAGGTCGACGTCTACAAGCTGGCCGAAGAGGTCACCGCGGGCCTGACCGGCATGGAGGTCCCGCTGCGCGTCGCCGTCATGGGCTGCGTCGTCAACGGCCCGGGCGAGGCCAGGGAGGCCGACCTCGGTGTCGCCTCCGGCAACGGAAAGGGGCAGATCTTCGTCAAGGGCGAGGTCATCAAGACCGTCCCCGAGTCGAAGATCGTGGAGACCCTCATCGAGGAGGCCATGAAGCTGGCCGAGGCGATGGAGGCGGACGGCGTGCTCTCGGGCGAGCCGTCGGTGTCGGTGGCGGGCTGACGGTGTCGGCCGCCGTCTGACGGGCTGGGCGCGGACTTGCGGTTTCGGTGGTGGGCTGACGTCTGGGCTGCGGTCTGACGGGCTCGGTGTCGTTCTGACTGGCTCGGTAGCCGTCTGACGGGGTGGGTCGCGGGCTTGCGGTGTCGGTTGGTCGGCTGACGCGTGGGCCGCAGTCTGACGGCTTCGGTCGAGGGCTGACATGGCCTTTTCCAAGTACCGTCCAGGCAACAACCCCAGCCCGTCCGGCGCTTGCGGAACGAGGCCCGTCCAGGGCCGAAGCAGCGGCTCGGGGCGCCAGCCCCCAGGGCGGCGGCGGATGGCCAAGGGCAAGCGGGTGGCGGCGCACAGGGCGGCGCGGCTCAGCTTCCGCAGGTACAGTGCGGGGACCAGCAGACCCCAGTGTGAGGCCCCGCCCGTGTTGACCCAGACGACCTCCCGGGTCCTCGAACCGAGCGACCTGGATGCCGCGCTCGCCGTCCTCGACCGCGAGCCGGTCGCCAACGCCTTCGTGACCTCCCGGATCCAGGTGGCGGGCCTCGACCCATGGCGGCTCGGCGGCGAGATGTGGGGCTGGTACGAGGACGGCATGCTGACGTCCCTGTGCTACGCGGGCGCCAACCTGGTCCCGATCTGCGCCACCCCGCGGGCCGTCCGGGCCTTCGCCGACCGGGCCCGCCGGGCCGGCCGCCGCTGCTCCTCCATCGTCGGCCCCGCCGAACCCACCGCCCAGCTCTGGCGGTTGCTCGAACCCAGCTGGGGCCCGGCCCGCGAGGTCCGCCGTCAACAGCCCCTGATGGTCGCCGACCGCATGCCGGCCGACACCGCCCCGGACCCCTACGTCCGTCGCATCCGCAAGGACGAGATGGAAACGATCATGCCGGCGTGCGTGGCGATGTTCACCGAGGAGGTCGGGGTCTCCCCGATGGCCGGTGACGGAGGGCTGCTGTACCAGGCCCGGGTCGCCGAACTCGTCGGCGCCGGCCGCTCCTTCGCCCGCCTCGACCACCACGGCAAGGTCGCGTTCAAGGCGGAGATCGGCGCCGCGACCGACCGCGCCTGCCAGATCCAGGGCGTCTGGGTGGCCCCGGAGTACCGGGGCAGCGGCCTTGCCGCCCCCGGCATGGCAGCGGTGCTCGGCTACGCCCTGGCCGACGTGGCCCCGATCGTCAGCCTCTACGTGAACGACTTCAACACGGCGGCGAGGCGCACCTATCGGAGGGTCGGCTTCCAGGAGGTGGGCGCGTTCATGAGTGTCTTGTTCTAGGCGCGCGGGGCCCGGACCCACCCGAAAGGCCGACGGGCCGTATCGATCCGCGGCTCGGCCGCGGGGCTCGACCAGCCACTGATCACCCGCACCCGCCAGGACACGCGCACCCCCCCTGTACGCTCCCCGCATGGACCTCGTCATCGGCCCCCTGGACCTCTCCGCCCACGTGGACGAGGCCCTGGCAGTCCAAGCCGTCGCCTTCG encodes:
- the ispG gene encoding flavodoxin-dependent (E)-4-hydroxy-3-methylbut-2-enyl-diphosphate synthase; the encoded protein is MTAISLGMPSVPTKLAERRRSRQIQVGSVAVGGDAPVSVQSMTTTRTSDIGATLQQIAELTASGCQIVRVACPTQDDADALATIARKSQLPVIADIHFQPKYVFAAIEAGCAAVRVNPGNIKQFDDKVKEIAKAASDHGTPIRIGVNAGSLDQRLLQKYGKATPEALVESALWEASLFEEHGFRDIKISVKHNDPVVMIEAYRQLAAACDYPLHLGVTEAGPAFQGTIKSAVAFGALLSEGIGDTIRVSLSAPPVEEVKVGNQILESLNLKQRGLEIVSCPSCGRAQVDVYKLAEEVTAGLTGMEVPLRVAVMGCVVNGPGEAREADLGVASGNGKGQIFVKGEVIKTVPESKIVETLIEEAMKLAEAMEADGVLSGEPSVSVAG
- a CDS encoding GNAT family N-acetyltransferase, translating into MLTQTTSRVLEPSDLDAALAVLDREPVANAFVTSRIQVAGLDPWRLGGEMWGWYEDGMLTSLCYAGANLVPICATPRAVRAFADRARRAGRRCSSIVGPAEPTAQLWRLLEPSWGPAREVRRQQPLMVADRMPADTAPDPYVRRIRKDEMETIMPACVAMFTEEVGVSPMAGDGGLLYQARVAELVGAGRSFARLDHHGKVAFKAEIGAATDRACQIQGVWVAPEYRGSGLAAPGMAAVLGYALADVAPIVSLYVNDFNTAARRTYRRVGFQEVGAFMSVLF